The Halomonas sp. HAL1 genome segment CTCATCAGTAGGCAGGGGCGTGTTGCATGGCGGCGCTCGCTAATCTGTTCAACCAGGTAGCGATGGGCAGCGTCAAAGTCGCGCACTTCCACGTTAAACAGGCTGCGCACATGCTCAGGGTCGGCGTAAGGTATCCCGAATACATCCACCTCTACGCCGTCAATGGTCAGCGTGACGGGCGTGGCGAACTCAGCTAAATCGGAGAGAATATGCAGCCCCGCTTGGCGCAGGTGGCGCGCGCCAAAGCGCAACCGTTCGGCGCCATCGTGGTTGCCCGAAATCATGATGACCGGCAGCTTGCGCACCTCGCATAGCGCATGTAGCACCTCGTCGAGCAGCGTTACCGCCGCCGAAGGCGGAACCGAGCGGTCGTATATGTCGCCCGCAATCAGCACCGCATCGACGTTTTCCCGGTCGATTATCTCGATGAGCTGGTTAAGCACATGGCGCTGGTCTTCCAGCAACGAAAGGTTGTGAAATAGCCGACCCAGGTGCCAATCAGCGGTGTGGAGTAAACGCATAACAAGCTCAACAGCCAATAGTGTCGCGGCATCATAGCAACCTATTGGCGCTGCGTTTAGCGCTGACGTTGAGCTTGTAAAAAATGCCGCTACGGCATTCTGGGGAGCTGGCGTTTATGATCGGTGCGTTGATAGGTGTTGGTAATGGTGGTGTAGGCCTGTTCGCTAACCTGCTGACCGGTAAGAAAGGCATCGATTTCGGTGTAAGTGACGCCTAATGCCTCTTCGTCAGCCAATTGAGGTTTAAGCGACTCTAAATCTGCAGTGGGCTGTTTCTCTACCAGTATAGCGGGCGCACCTAACGCAGCACCGACCTCTCTCACCTGTCCTTTGGTAAGTCCTGTCAGCGGCACCAGATCGCAGGCGCCATCACCATACTTGGTGAAAAAGCCCATCAATGCTTCTGCTGCTTGGTCGGTCCCCACCACTAAACCCGACTTGGCGCCAGCAACCGCGTACTGCGCCACCATTCGTTGACGCGCCTTAATATTGCCTAATACAAAGTCGCGTTGGGCGGCATCTTGAAACGTTAATCCACCCTCCTCCAAGGACGCTAGCAAGGCGTCACTGGCTGGCTTCACATTGATATCAAGCACTTCATCAGGGGTAATAAACATTAGTGCCTGTTGAGCATGGTCCTCATCTTTCTGCTCGCCGTAAGGCAGCCGGATGGCATAAAAGCGTGCCTCAACCCCTTTATCGCGGGCCTTTTCGACGGCCAGTTGAGCTAAACGACCAGCAACGGTGGAGTCCACCCCGCCGCTAATACCCAACACAAGCGCGTGCTGCCCTGTCTCTATCATCTGGCTGCACAGAAAATCGACGCGAGCCTCGATTTCATACTGCGGCTCAATCGATGCTTTTACCTGCAAATCTGCCTGGATACGCTGCTGAGTTACTTGGTCAGTCATGTGGCTTCCTGCCTCCGGGTTACGGATAGAGATTTCATCATTAAGATTCATCAACGCGGGGCGCTTTGCCTGCCAATACATCACCATGATGCTTTGGCACCATTTCTAGCGCATAGTGCGCGGCGGCGAGCCGTACCTCATTACGATCACCTGAAAAGCGTTTCGTCTCCACTATTATGTATACCTCTTGGGCATGTCGAAACGCCCAGGCAAAGCAAACGGTTCCCACCGGTATATCAGCATGGGGCTTCGGGCCCGCAATACCGGTGTTCGCTATGGCAACATTGGCATCGTTATTGTTTAAAGCGCCTAACGCCATTTCGCGCGAGGTGACTTCGCTAGTTAGGCCATACGTATCAATGGTGTCAAAACTGACGGATAAATAGCGATTTTTGGCCTCGGGCGAGTAAACAGCCAATCCACAATCGATCGATTGCCCGCTACCAGGTATGCCCGCTAGCTCTGAAACAATCAACCCCGCCGTGCACGATTCCGCCGTAGCCATTTTGAGCTCGTGCTTTTTTAGATATTCACTAATATTTTCAAGCAGTTCCATTGCTTATCTCCTTATAACGCCATACCTCTGACTCCATTTACTCCTTTGAGGCACTATAGTTAAGCACCGTTATTTGTCTAAAGCCTGTCGCCATTATTAACATTGTTTATGTGTATGAATTAACGGCAAAACAGCTATAAAAAAGCCCCGCCCGAAGGCGAGGCTATGCTTTGCTAATGGTTATATTAGCGCCGAAATGCATCGGGATAGTTGGTTAGATCCACGTTCCATAGCACCGGCAGTAAGAAATAAACCGCCGCGACGATGAGTAGCATGGCAATAATGTTGATCCAAAAACCGGTGCGCACCATCTCAATGATTTTGAGTTTGCCGGTGGCGAAGATTATCGCGTTTGGCGGCGTGCCCACTGGGAGCATAAAGGCACAATTGGCGGCCATGGCGGCGGGCACCATCAGTACAAAGGGATGAATATCCAGTGCTAGGGCCAACGACGCTAGCACCGGCAAAATCATCGTGGCCGTGGCGGTATTTGAGGTAATTTCGGTTAAGAACAACACCATGCCGGTCGCTATCAGGATAACCAGCAAGAAGTTAACGCCTTCCAGCACGCTCATTTGCCCACCGATCCACTCGGCCAGGCCCGAAGAGCCAAACCCTGCGGCAATCGCTAAACCACCGCCGAACAGTAGCAAAATACCCCAGGGTACGTCTTTGGCAACGTCCCAACCCAACAGGCAGCCGCCCTTATTTTTGGAAGGGATCAAAAACAGCAGCAGGGCCGCGACCACCGCAATCATGGTGTCATTGATGCCGGGGATATTGATGATCTGGCCTTGCCATAAAAACGAGCGGGTAATCCACATAAAGGCCGCAAACAGGAAGACCACCAGCACCGCTTTCTCTTCAAAGCTGGTTTTACCCAGAGCCTCTTTTTCATTGTGAATTAGCTCCCGCCCACCCGGCAAGTGACTAAATTCAATCCTGAAAAATACCCGTGTCAGTAGCACCCACGCGCTAAACAGCAACACCAGCACGACAGGGAAAGCAAACATTAACCAGCCAGCAAAAGAGATTTCGATACCAAACAGCTCATTAACAATCGCCGCCAGGATAATGTTCGGTGGCGTGCCAATCAGCGTGCCGAGGCCACCAATGGTACCGCCGTAGCCAATACCAAAAATCAAAGCCTTACTGAATTTTTCGATTTCGTCACTATGGTCACCATCACTTTTTTCAAGTTCCTGGCTAACCTGGTAAACAATCGCAGTACCGATAGGCAGCATCATCATCACCGATGCTGTATTAGATACCCACATTGATAAAAAGCCGGTCGCGGCCATAAAGCCGAACACAATGCTATTAATACTGGTGCCTAGTACGGCAATAATCGACAGGGCGATACGCTTGTGCAAATCCCACTTTTCCATCGCTAAGGCGATCATAAAACCGCCCAAAAACAGGAAAATAATCGGGTTGCCGTACGCCGCCGTTACCGTATTGCCATCCAGTGCGCCGGTAATGGGTAATAGTACAATGGGCAGTAGCGAGGTAGCAGGAATGGGGATAGCTTCGGTGATCCACCACACCGCCACCCACAGCGTAGTGGCCAACACCATACGCCCTTCAAAACTTAAATCTTCAGGGTGAAAAAACATCACCACAAAAGCGAACAGCAGTGGTCCAAGCAGCAATCCAACTTTCTGTGGGTTGGTATAGGCAGGTGGCTTAGGTTGATGAGATGGCTCGCGCTTGGCACTGGAAGCCGCCGCCTTCGCGGCACCGCCCGTTGGCAACGCGCACATCAATAGTTTTTTGGCTTGGTAGTGGGAGTGCCATAGCTGATCCCATACCGTCATCAGGGCTGTTTTATGCATAACGTAAGCGCCACTTGCGGTCAGAGTGAAAAGAAAAGGTCGGAGGCAGCTTTCCGATAAATAAGCCGCCCCACGGGCCATACTGGATCTCCTTTGGCGCCCTTTATTAACTGCAATAGGCAATTAGTCCAGTCATTTGCCCAAAATTGCCACTAAAGTCTAACGACTTTAGTTTTATTATTAGCGCTTACTAACAGTGACATGAGCACATTGCCCACGTAAGTTAGCGCTACTATTAAATAAATAGTGACGCATTAAGATTAAGGAGAATCGAGTGTTCGACCGCTGGACAATGCCGCTTACTCATCGCCCCTTAAAACGCATCGCGCAGCCGTTGTATCAACGTCACATCACACCCGACCAGGTGACGCTAACCGCTTTTGTGATCGGCATTTCCGCGTTGCCGCTGCTGGCATACGAGCAGTATGGGTTGGCCCTCCTGGCGATTGTGCTTAACAGACTCGGTGACGGTGTGGACGGGGCCTTGGCACGGTTGAGTGGCCGCACTAGCGACGCTGGCGGTTTTCTGGATATCGGACTCGATTTTGTTTTCTACGCGGCCGTGGTGCTGGGGTTCGCGCTGGCAAACCCTACCCAGAACGCACTCGCAGCTGCCTTACTGCTATTTGCTTTTATCGGCACCGGCACCTCCTTTTTGGCGTTTGCGATTGCAGCCAAACAGCAGGCAATAGAGCGCCCTCACTTCCCCAATAAAGCTTTCTACTATTTAGAAGGTTTGACCGAAGGCACCGAAACCATCATGGCCTTGGTAATTTTTTGCCTGTTCCCGGAGCACTTTTCAATACTGGCTATACTGTTCTCAATTGCCTGCCTCATCACCACGGCAACAAGATTATGGGGAGGTTACTGGACACTGCGTCGGCATGAATCCCACTAACATTGCGAATGCTGACGGATAGATAGAGTGATGTGCTCTCAAGAACAATGGAATATTAGTATTGCGAATAGAGCGCGATTAGAACCGTTGAGCTGTGAGTGTTATGCCGTGGTCAAAAGCGGAAGTGATCGCTTAATGCCTTACTCAACCCAATACCTAGCTCAGCGTGTTTAGCGCTAACTAAAAGCGCTTAAATTCGCCCACCGTAGGCAAATAAAACACGCAATGTGCGCTAGCGCACGGACGCCACCCCCCGGCACGACCATTGTTCTGGTAAGGAAGCATCGTTTGTGCGGCCATAAAAGCGCACTTTCACCAGGATGGAATCTGTGAACCAATTTCTCCGTTTTGTGCGTCCGCACCATGCGTTTGCAGCGCCGTGGGACTCGACTATTCCCGTAAGAGAAGAGCTCTTCAGCCCGGAACGACTTGAGCAGCACGCAGGCAGTCTGGCGCTAGCCCAGACGGTCACCAGCAGCCCACCCAAGGTAGTGTCGTTAACGCGGCGACTCAACGATAACGCGAAAACTCTGTTGAGTGTTTACCGAGCCAGTGCCGCTGCGCTGGCCGAAGGTCGCGATATTGTCCCTGCGGCCGCTTGGCTGCTCGATAATTACCACCTGGTTGAAGCCCAAATTCGTGAGATTCGCAGCGACCTTCCTCCCGGTTATTATCGCCAGTTACCCAAATTAGCCAAAGGCCCGTTTGCCGGTTACCCAAGGGTGCTCGGCATTGCCTGGGCATTTGTGGCGCATACCGATAGCCATGTTGACCTGGATAATCTGCAAACTTTTATTATGGCCTATCAGCGCGTTCAGCCGCTTACCATTGGTGAGCTTTGGGCCGTTGCTATTACCCTGCGCATTGTACTGATTGAGAACCTTCGGCGCCTTGCTGACCAAATTATCAGTGAACAAACGGCAAGGGACGAAGCGGATACTTTAGCTGCTAAATGGCTAAAACCCATCGATCAGCAATCAGCGCTAGAGCGCCACACCTTTAGCGTTGAGACCAACACGCTTAACTTTCACCAAGGGCCACTGGCTGAGCCCTTCACCGCCCAATTGGCAAAGCGCTTACGTGGCTTAGACCCACGTAGCAGCCCTCTTGTCGGCTGGCTTGATGAACAGCTTAGCTTCCAGGGTGAAACCATTGACGAGATGGTTCAACACGCACAGCAGCGCCAAGGCGCCGCAAACGTTACCGTCCGCAATATCATTACCAGCATGCGTTTTGTCTCCAGCATCGACTGGGCAGAGCTGTTTGAAGGCGTCAGCCTGGTGGACGAGCGCTTGAATCAGCACAGCCATTTTGCACAGTTGGATTTCCCCACCCGCAACCAGTACCGCAGTGCGGTAGAACAACTCGCCCGTGGATCACGGCGTGCCGAGCTTGAAGTGGTGGATGCCGTGCTTTCGCTCTGTCGACATGCATTCGCCAGCAACGGAAACCCGGTTGAAGCGGCCCGTATGGGCGACCCCGGCTACTTTCTAATCGGCTCAGGCCGCACCACCCTTGAACAAACGCTGGGATTTACGCCTACCCTTCGTCAGCGCCTGCGTCGAACGCTTATTCACCACGGCATTCGCAGCTATATCGTAATGATGGCGGTAGTGACGCTTAGCTTGATGACGTTGGCGGCCGTGCTACTGCTTTCATTGCCGCTTGAAATAGGCGAGGTGCCGTTACCTTGGCTAATGTTGCTGGGCTTATTTGGCTTTCTACCGATTATTGAAGTGGCGACGCTGATCGTTAACCGTCTGATCATCTATTGCATCGATGCCCAGCCGCTGCCCAGTCTCGACCTTGCCAAGGGAATACCAAACCATCTACGCACGCTGATTGCCGTTCCTACGCTGCTGACCAGTGAAGATGACTTACAGGAACAGATCGAACGGCTTGAAGTGCACCACTTATCGAGTGGCGAGGGTGCCCTTTCCTACGTCCTTCTTCTTGACGGCGTTGATGCTCCCCAAGCGGAATTACCCCATGAGGCAGCGCTTCTCTCGGCCGCCCACGCCGCCATTGAGCAGTTAAATGAACGTTACCGTCTACACGCTCCAGGCGGTTTACATACCCCAGGCGATTCACAAGCCTCCGGTCAACACGCGCTGGGCAGCGATAAACGCTTCTTTCTGCTGCACCGTCGTCGGATATTTAACCCCAGTGAAAACACCTGGATGGGCTGGGAGCGTAAGCGTGGCAAGCTGCATGAGCTAAACCGTTTGCTACGCGGCGCGCAGGACACCACCTTTATCGATCCACCCCCGCTGCCTGGGGATGTTCACTATGTCATTACCCTGGATGCCGACACTCGCCTTCCCAGAGGCGCAGCCAGCCGGTTGGTAGGCAAGATGGCACATCCGCTGAACCAGCCGCTGATGGATGAACAGCAACGTCGCGTGGTGCAGGGTTACGCCATTTTGCAGCCTCGCGTCACACCGTCATTGCCTACCGGTGGGGAAGGCTCTATCTATCAGCGGGTATTCTCTGCGCCTGGCGGGCTGGACCCTTACGCCGCCGCTATTTCAGACCTTTATCAGGATTTGATCGGAGAAGGCTCATTCGCGGGCAAAGGGATCTATGCCGTGGATGCATTTGAAGCATCGTTGGCAGACCGAGTGCCCGAAAACAGCCTGCTCAGCCACGACTTATTTGAAGGGGTGTTTGCCCGAGCGGGGCTCGCCTCCGATATCGAAGTGATTGAGGATTTTCCCGCCCGCTATGACGTGGCCGCCAAGCGTCAACACCGCTGGACCCGCGGCGATTGGCAGTTGCTGCCCTGGCTACTTGCGCCCGCGCTGCCAC includes the following:
- a CDS encoding CDP-alcohol phosphatidyltransferase family protein, which translates into the protein MFDRWTMPLTHRPLKRIAQPLYQRHITPDQVTLTAFVIGISALPLLAYEQYGLALLAIVLNRLGDGVDGALARLSGRTSDAGGFLDIGLDFVFYAAVVLGFALANPTQNALAAALLLFAFIGTGTSFLAFAIAAKQQAIERPHFPNKAFYYLEGLTEGTETIMALVIFCLFPEHFSILAILFSIACLITTATRLWGGYWTLRRHESH
- a CDS encoding CinA family protein gives rise to the protein MELLENISEYLKKHELKMATAESCTAGLIVSELAGIPGSGQSIDCGLAVYSPEAKNRYLSVSFDTIDTYGLTSEVTSREMALGALNNNDANVAIANTGIAGPKPHADIPVGTVCFAWAFRHAQEVYIIVETKRFSGDRNEVRLAAAHYALEMVPKHHGDVLAGKAPRVDES
- the nadE gene encoding ammonia-dependent NAD(+) synthetase, with product MTDQVTQQRIQADLQVKASIEPQYEIEARVDFLCSQMIETGQHALVLGISGGVDSTVAGRLAQLAVEKARDKGVEARFYAIRLPYGEQKDEDHAQQALMFITPDEVLDINVKPASDALLASLEEGGLTFQDAAQRDFVLGNIKARQRMVAQYAVAGAKSGLVVGTDQAAEALMGFFTKYGDGACDLVPLTGLTKGQVREVGAALGAPAILVEKQPTADLESLKPQLADEEALGVTYTEIDAFLTGQQVSEQAYTTITNTYQRTDHKRQLPRMP
- a CDS encoding DASS family sodium-coupled anion symporter, which produces MHKTALMTVWDQLWHSHYQAKKLLMCALPTGGAAKAAASSAKREPSHQPKPPAYTNPQKVGLLLGPLLFAFVVMFFHPEDLSFEGRMVLATTLWVAVWWITEAIPIPATSLLPIVLLPITGALDGNTVTAAYGNPIIFLFLGGFMIALAMEKWDLHKRIALSIIAVLGTSINSIVFGFMAATGFLSMWVSNTASVMMMLPIGTAIVYQVSQELEKSDGDHSDEIEKFSKALIFGIGYGGTIGGLGTLIGTPPNIILAAIVNELFGIEISFAGWLMFAFPVVLVLLFSAWVLLTRVFFRIEFSHLPGGRELIHNEKEALGKTSFEEKAVLVVFLFAAFMWITRSFLWQGQIINIPGINDTMIAVVAALLLFLIPSKNKGGCLLGWDVAKDVPWGILLLFGGGLAIAAGFGSSGLAEWIGGQMSVLEGVNFLLVILIATGMVLFLTEITSNTATATMILPVLASLALALDIHPFVLMVPAAMAANCAFMLPVGTPPNAIIFATGKLKIIEMVRTGFWINIIAMLLIVAAVYFLLPVLWNVDLTNYPDAFRR